A single window of Tiliqua scincoides isolate rTilSci1 chromosome 10, rTilSci1.hap2, whole genome shotgun sequence DNA harbors:
- the LOC136661523 gene encoding kallikrein-11-like, translating to MLLRLDRPVPVSWNIRPLKLPTDCTNPGTTCLVSGWGTVTTPQGRNTGELRILLTTCTASYPRLFTNNMLCAGVPEGGVDSCQGDSGGPLVCNQQLTGIVSWGMEKCAQANRPGVYTKVCNYVNWIQQTMWRNWN from the exons ATGCTGCTGAGGCTCGATCGTCCCGTCCCTGTCAGCTGGAATATACGGCCTCTGAAATTACCTACAGACTGTACTAACCCGGGAACGACATGTCTTGTTTCCGGATGGGGCACTGTCACGACTCCCCAAGGTAGGAACACAGGGGAACTGAGGATTCTGCTTACG ACCTGTACAGCCTCTTATCCTCGACTCTTCACCAACAACATGTTGTGTGCCGGGGTGCCAGAGGGCGGAGTGGACTCTTGCCAG GGTGACTCCGGGGGACCCCTTGTCTGCAATCAGCAGTTGACTGGAATTGTCTCCTGGGGCATGGAGAAATGTGCCCAGGCCAACCGACCTGGAGTTTACACCAAAGTATGTAACTATGTGAACTGGATCCAACAAACCATGTGGAGGAACTGGAACTGA